The sequence below is a genomic window from Nicotiana tomentosiformis chromosome 6, ASM39032v3, whole genome shotgun sequence.
ACAATGGAACATTAAACTTACTGAAGCTTTAGTGAAAGGTGGTTACTCTCAAAGTGCTCATGATCACTCTCTATTCACTAAGAAAACAGGTCCTCACATTGTTATAATCCAGGAGTATGTGGATGATTTTCTTATGACTAGAAGCAATATAGAACTGATAGAGGAGGCAAAACAGACTCTACACAGCTCCTTTAAGGTGAAGGACCTAGGAGAACTTCGTTATTTCCTTGGCATAGAAGTTCTGAGATCAAAGGAAGGGATACTGCTCACTCAAAGAAAGTATGCTTTACAATTGATCTCAGAAGCTGGACTTGCAGCAGCCAAACCAATCTTTACTCCCATTGAACTGAATCAGAAATTGACTACCATGGACTATGACAAGCATGTAGGAGTCAAGGGGTATGAGGAATTGGAAGACATTGGAAGCTATCAAAGACTTATTGGGAAGCTACTCTACCTAACCATTACTAGACCAGGCCTTAGCTTTGCAGTTCAAGTACATAGCCAATTTATGCAACACCCCAAACAATCACATTAGGATGCAGCATTGCGTGTGGTCGGATATGTGAAATCAGCTCCAGGGCTTGGAATTTTGCTATGTACTGGTCCTATCAACAGCATATCTGCTTATTATGATTCTGACTGGGCCTCCTGCCCAAACACCAGGAGATCAGTCATAGGATACATCATCAAGTTGGGTGATTCTCTACTTTCCTGGAAGTCTAAGAAACAGCAAACTGTGAGTCAAAATTCTGCAGAGGCTGAATACAGAAGTCTAGCAGCAGCAGCAGAAGAAATTACATGGTTTCTAGGACTGTTGAAGGAGCTTCAAGTTCATGTCCATCAACCAGTTCCTCTGCATTGTGACAGTAAGGCTGCTTTACAAATAGCAGCTAATCCATCTTTCATGAAAGAACCAAACACATTGAAATAGATTTCCATTTTGTTCGAGAAAAAATCAAGGCTGGACAATTGACACCGCAATACATTCCTACCAGTCTACAACAGGCTGACCTTATGACCAAGGGTCTAGGATCAGCACAACATTATTTTCTCTTGTCCAAGCT
It includes:
- the LOC138894333 gene encoding uncharacterized mitochondrial protein AtMg00810-like, producing the protein MHFCKEASMIVYMDLPQGLQKQGEKKVYKLLKSLYGLKQASRQWNIKLTEALVKGGYSQSAHDHSLFTKKTGPHIVIIQEYVDDFLMTRSNIELIEEAKQTLHSSFKVKDLGELRYFLGIEVLRSKEGILLTQRKYALQLISEAGLAAAKPIFTPIELNQKLTTMDYDKHVGVKGYEELEDIGSYQRLIGKLLYLTITRPGLSFAVQDAALRVVGYVKSAPGLGILLCTGPINSISAYYDSDWASCPNTRRSVIGYIIKLGDSLLSWKSKKQQTVSQNSAEAEYRSLAAAAEEITWFLGLLKELQVHVHQPVPLHCDSKAALQIAANPSFMKEPNTLK